The stretch of DNA AACCATCCGGACACCCAAATGAATCTTTTCCGTATTTCCCCCCCCTTCTTCGTTGACTACTTCTGCCTTGCGGAGCTTTTCCTCGAGAACGAGAATACGGCCTTCAATAAAGGCTTGTTCATTTTTCGCCTCTTCATACTCCGCGTTTTCACTGATATCCCCAAATTCCAGGGCCTGGTTAATCCGTTCTGCGACCTCCTTGCGTTTCACGGTCTTTAAAAGCTTCAATTCCTCATCAAGCTTGCGGTATCCTTCACTGGTGAGGATAATGCGGGAATCATTTCTCTTGCGTTCCATCCACTGTCCCTCCATAACCATTATAGCCTTCCACATACCATAAAGAATGTTTTATGCATTGTCAAGAAAAAGGAAAAGGTGTTTGTTTTTATTCTGTGAAAATCGGGTTTCTCTCATTTTCAGGAGCTTCCCCAAGCACCCACTACAGCGATATCCCTAATGATTTCCAC from Atribacteraceae bacterium encodes:
- the greA gene encoding transcription elongation factor GreA yields the protein MERKRNDSRIILTSEGYRKLDEELKLLKTVKRKEVAERINQALEFGDISENAEYEEAKNEQAFIEGRILVLEEKLRKAEVVNEEGGGNTEKIHLGVRMVLENLSTGKVVEYSVVDSVEANPSQCKISFESPLAQALLGKTTGEEVELKIPVGLVRYRVVEIRKKDEAVVG